Proteins from a single region of Spirosoma agri:
- a CDS encoding SusD/RagB family nutrient-binding outer membrane lipoprotein produces MKKSISYKVIIALLAVNLLSGCQRLFEEPAIQSNPNAVTDVDVATLLAGTLLGVSFLHEDTDVRIASMWAGELNGLSRAHQGFAQYIVSSQSFTWSPLYPVAGQARLIQTKADAVGDKWTKGVGQVLEALVIAKATDLYGDVPYSQAFDDVAFPTPVFDKQTDVYTALHTTLDNAIQNLSASSGLAFTSQDFIYKSDVAKWRAAANTLKARLYLHTGEYAKAVASASSGISSPAGDALIPHGTSLGVDLNQNYDFFRVNRAGDTGFDGAYLPVLLRSRIGSANTKTDETALYNHYIKVGITATGALDPNTTDGAFTANAPHPILTYYENQLILAEAQARLGASDKALAALNTVRVALSAGYVNGKTISATGRKYDAYTLDDFGPTGLANPTKLATLQTALLYEIISQRFLLFLMQYEAFNDYRRLAKAVPVVQLPIPLYTGSQRPQRFIYPQVEINTNPNVPKPLPDQFTKVTVF; encoded by the coding sequence ATGAAAAAATCGATTTCCTATAAAGTCATTATTGCGCTGCTGGCCGTTAACCTGCTAAGTGGTTGCCAACGCCTGTTCGAGGAACCCGCCATTCAGAGTAATCCCAACGCCGTAACCGACGTCGATGTAGCAACGCTGCTGGCGGGTACGCTCCTCGGCGTTTCGTTCCTGCACGAAGATACCGACGTCCGGATTGCGTCGATGTGGGCGGGTGAGTTGAACGGCCTGTCGCGGGCGCATCAAGGCTTTGCGCAGTACATCGTCTCGTCGCAGAGTTTTACGTGGAGCCCCCTGTATCCGGTGGCGGGGCAGGCCCGGCTGATTCAAACCAAAGCCGATGCCGTGGGCGACAAATGGACAAAAGGGGTAGGGCAGGTACTGGAAGCGCTGGTCATCGCCAAAGCCACGGACCTCTACGGCGACGTTCCTTACAGTCAGGCGTTCGACGACGTAGCCTTTCCCACGCCGGTCTTCGATAAACAAACAGACGTGTACACCGCGTTGCACACCACGCTCGACAATGCCATTCAGAATCTGTCGGCCTCATCGGGATTGGCTTTTACCAGTCAGGATTTTATTTACAAAAGTGACGTCGCCAAGTGGCGGGCGGCCGCCAATACGCTGAAAGCCCGGTTGTATCTGCACACCGGCGAGTATGCTAAAGCCGTTGCCAGCGCCAGTTCGGGCATCAGCAGCCCGGCGGGTGACGCCTTGATTCCGCACGGTACGAGCCTGGGGGTAGATTTGAACCAGAACTATGATTTCTTCCGGGTCAACCGGGCGGGCGATACGGGTTTCGACGGAGCGTACCTGCCCGTATTGCTGCGATCACGCATTGGGTCAGCTAACACTAAAACCGACGAAACGGCGCTCTATAACCATTACATCAAAGTGGGCATTACGGCCACAGGTGCGCTAGACCCCAACACTACAGACGGAGCGTTTACGGCCAATGCGCCCCATCCCATCCTGACGTACTACGAGAATCAGCTGATTCTGGCCGAAGCGCAGGCCCGGCTGGGGGCGTCCGATAAAGCGCTGGCGGCTCTGAATACAGTTCGTGTAGCCCTGTCTGCCGGGTACGTGAACGGCAAGACAATTTCGGCTACCGGTCGGAAGTATGACGCCTACACCCTGGATGATTTCGGCCCTACCGGACTGGCTAACCCAACGAAATTGGCGACTCTGCAAACCGCACTACTGTACGAAATTATCAGCCAGCGGTTTCTCCTTTTTTTGATGCAATACGAAGCCTTCAACGACTATCGGCGACTGGCAAAAGCGGTGCCCGTTGTACAGTTACCCATTCCATTATACACCGGTTCTCAACGCCCGCAACGGTTCATTTATCCGCAGGTCGAGATCAATACGAATCCGAATGTGCCCAAACCGTTACCCGATCAGTTTACCAAAGTAACGGTGTTCTGA